One stretch of Danio rerio strain Tuebingen ecotype United States chromosome 6, GRCz12tu, whole genome shotgun sequence DNA includes these proteins:
- the insl5a gene encoding insulin-like peptide INSL5 precursor (The RefSeq protein has 1 substitution compared to this genomic sequence) has product MRSMCRPAVLLPVLLLWSVCSVWEVQADVRTVKLCGREFIRAVVYTCGGSRWRRLSSPQDGEGFLNGGVSSSVEDLGESLDSAVSRRDLDSICCQFGCKKSDLTFLC; this is encoded by the exons ATGAGGAGCATGTGTCGTCCGGCCGTCCTGCTGCCGGTTCTGCTGCTGTGGTCTGTGTGTAGTGTGTGGGAAGTGCAGGCGGATGTCAGGACGGTGAAGCTGTGCGGCAGAGAGTTCATCCGCGCGGTCGTCTATACGTGTGGAGGCTCCAGGTGGAGGAGGCTCAGCAGCCCGCAGGATGGAGAAG GTTTTCTGAATGGAGGGGTCAGCTCCAGTGTTGAGGATCTCGGAGAGAGTCTGGACTCTGCTGTAAGCAGACGAGACCTCGATAGCGTTTGCTGTCAGTTTGGCTGTAAGAAAAGTGACCTGACGTTCCTCTGCTGA